The proteins below are encoded in one region of Colias croceus chromosome 17, ilColCroc2.1:
- the LOC123699054 gene encoding uncharacterized protein LOC123699054 → MTANRVVNDPLAVIYNENQWRLNRVSPLHNLKYNEVKLKQYATKIKQTLVSSICANSAIKFKVLFENLPSLKYSEEDSNGLMITVSTQDVSKTKDVYSAILLSWGMSIVISDAIHLPYLLERGEQKVGQAVKNSLQNIFDCNIKQYNFTQHQLLQFGFNFVENDTSRSTDPFTLGYKTPQIDFKDKMSLTFEVGDVHVIWNGIKDEVNKESELVPLAYQILQNQIYYMVTLDITVFDLCEVILPKAEVKNNGIVKMKTPEIINAVFTVLNTITENFIP, encoded by the exons ATGACCGCAAATCGTGTTGTGAATGACCCATTAGCTg taaTTTACAACGAAAATCAATGGCGTTTAAATAGAGTGTCGCCTTTACACAATTTAAAGTACAACGAAGTAAAACTGAAACAATATgccacaaaaataaaacaaactcttGTTAGTTCTATTTGTGCAAACTCTGCCATtaagtttaaagttttatttgaaaatttgccCTCGCTCAAATACTCTGAAGAAGACTCAAACGGTTTAATG ATAACAGTGTCAACCCAGGATGTATCAAAGACAAAGGATGTTTACTCagcaatattattatcttggGGGATGAGCATAGTAATAAGTGATGCTATACATTTACCATATCTACTGGAACGCGGGGAGCAGAAAGTTGGTCAAGCTGTGAAGAATTCattgcaaaatatatttgactgcaacataaaacaatacaattttacacAG cATCAACTTCTACaatttggttttaattttgttgaaaatgACACATCAAGAAGCACGGATCCTTTTACATTGGGTTACAAAACACCACAGATCGATTTTAAGGATAAAATGTCTCTAACATTTGAAGTTGGTGATGTGCATGTTATATGGAAtgg aATAAAAGATGAGGTTAACAAAGAATCAGAATTAGTCCCGTTGGCATATCAGATCTTGcaaaatcaaatttattatatggTGACATTAGATATTACCGTGTTTGACCTTTGTGAAGTGATTCTCCCCAAAGCTGAAGTGAAAAACAATGGAATTGTCAAGATGAAGACAcctgaaataataaatgcaGTTTTCACAGTATTGAACACAATTACAGAAAATTTTATACCATAA